In one Drosophila pseudoobscura strain MV-25-SWS-2005 chromosome X, UCI_Dpse_MV25, whole genome shotgun sequence genomic region, the following are encoded:
- the LOC117184552 gene encoding putative GATA zinc finger domain-containing protein 25 → MAAKQQRPGVRFPKAAAQISRQHDLNYCTQQQQQQQQQHRQHRPHQQLQHPRQQQQRKGRS, encoded by the exons ATGGCAGCTAAA cagcaacggccAGGCGTACGATTTcccaaagcagcagcacagatAAGTCGACAGCACGACTTGAATTATTGcacgcaacagcaacagcaacagcagcagcagcatcggcaacATCGGCCACatcagcaactgcaacatccacggcagcaacagcagagaaaGGGGAGAAGCTGA